A section of the Pectinophora gossypiella unplaced genomic scaffold, ilPecGoss1.1 Pgos_37, whole genome shotgun sequence genome encodes:
- the LOC126381145 gene encoding uncharacterized protein LOC126381145, whose translation MLNVYRPNTSDLDLERVVNENQCSQGKYYGGNRKIKLMKGDLVLVKEYRQQKTYWVKGVVEDFIGNAMYLVRLLDHPSDVYIRRHINQLWKYAGDELQRLDSQPPSSCDDGPGDTSTELPPIVLLAHEDQQISMEQQHSEVTEESIQESTETPDDVSDHAAGVALAPDPGLASPEADEAQSPPPPSRNPLRDLFIFKDYFGEY comes from the coding sequence ATGTTAAACGTGTATCGCCCGAATACATCAGACCTCGACCTCGAACGTGTAGTGAACGAAAACCAGTGCTCACAGGGTAAATACTATGGgggaaatagaaaaataaagttaatgAAAGGTGACTTAGTTTTAGTGAAAGAATACAGACAGCAAAAAACATATTGGGTAAAAGGTGTTGTGGAGGACTTCATCGGCAACGCTATGTACTTAGTGCGGCTGCTAGATCACCCCAGCGACGTCTACATCAGGCGCCACATCAATCAATTGTGGAAGTATGCGGGTGATGAGCTACAGCGTTTGGATAGTCAGCCACCCAGCAGCTGCGATGATGGACCAGGAGACACCAGCACAGAGCTACCACCGATAGTCCTGTTAGCACATGAGGACCAGCAAATCTCAATGGAACAACAACACTCAGAAGTGACAGAGGAGTCGATTCAGGAAAGCACTGAGACACCAGACGACGTCAGCGACCACGCAGCCGGTGTTGCGCTCGCGCCGGATCCAGGCCTCGCGTCTCCCGAAGCGGACGAGGCGCAGTCACCACCTCCTCCATCTCGTAACCCGTTACGggacttgtttatttttaaagattattttggGGAATATTAG
- the LOC126381140 gene encoding uncharacterized protein LOC126381140, protein MYVCMYVGDLVIVQDDNLPAGKWPMARVIELHPGSDGYVRVVSLKTENGIIKRPVVKLSILPVKSAEQEQTAKDKQEDKDTKGRNCRRPPSTLSSIVAALLFFMTLVSTSSGLNNITEINNNQPLFFDPIAKMQLLRDQWTLVVYYDMSPYWDGTTAFEKLLTYLETTCSTAEKSNKCNLITPQLRHEYTELQYYNQLLLTQHFSEHSRQRRGLIDGIGYVANSLFGVLDQHFAEHYTRDIEQIRRNEAHLKQLWSNQTSIVESEYNLVKRTEDIMIKQHKIVNKHLNSLDKAVNTLQTEIKNINDDQDFTLTAISAHGMLQNLKSVQNMLMDTITDIYQGQFNLHLLTPKQLKEQLNIISGLLTSDIILPIDNIQQNLRKIYKLMKTKARMTEKYFIFEINIPLVSRDIYDLYHIITIPKLDGINSLTVTPIAEYVGINLNKDSYLPVTPENLQECIQESTIYLCKPLHPMYKLKTDRDLCSVDKNNNCKTSITGCKNKWTSLKKINTYFYFCCERCQLRTICGDQVTAHQLVRANIISLDDGCVIKTNEFTIYGHKYRQSLTDVRYNIETVSVAPINHIINITIDKEQEDDDVNKTEMELTQLYKEIGAKLNVMKQRETYEPDDWASYHNIHHYTAIYGIIGTLVVVGVVAAWRRVRGSWHTPAAAPAPEPTVVVHHRPRAAPRRTTAKDRASVHVTVSDSECEMKEFKKYEVQPKFTKLVFNEDSV, encoded by the coding sequence atgtatgtatgtatgtatgtaggcgACTTAGTTATCGTACAAGACGATAACCTGCCAGCTGGAAAATGGCCGATGGCGAGAGTTATCGAATTACATCCCGGTAGCGACGGATACGTTCGTGTCGTATCGCTGAAAACAGAAAATGGAATTATAAAGCGACCCGTTGTGAAACTGAGTATATTACCCGTAAAGTCAGCAGAACAAGAACAAACAGCAAAAGATAAACAGGAGGATAAAGACACAAAGGGAAGAAACTGCAGGCGTCCACCATCGACTCTATCTTCGATTGTGGCGGCGCTTCTATTTTTTATGACATTAGTTTCGACATCGAGCGGGTTAAATAACATTACGGAGATAAATAACAACCAACCACTATTTTTCGATCCCATAGCGAAGATGCAACTTTTGCGAGATCAGTGGACCCTAGTGGTGTACTACGACATGTCTCCATATTGGGATGGTACAACAGCATTCGAAAAATTACTGACTTACCTGGAAACGACATGTAGTACAGCGGAAAAGAGTAACAAATGCAACTTGATCACCCCGCAGTTACGTCACGAGTACACTGAACTACAATACTACAACCAGCTGCTACTGACTCAACACTTTAGCGAGCACTCCAGACAGCGGCGAGGTCTTATCGACGGGATAGGCTACGTTGCGAATAGTCTGTTCGGAGTATTGGATCAACATTTCGCAGAACATTACACACGAGACATTGAACAGATAAGGCGTAATGAGGCGCACTTAAAACAGTTGTGGAGTAATCAGACATCGATAGTGGAATCGGAATATAATTTGGTAAAGAGAACAGAAGATATTATGATCAAACAACACAAAATCGTAAATAAACATCTTAATAGTCTAGATAAGGCGGTGAATACACTTCAGAcggaaattaaaaacataaacgaCGATCAAGATTTCACTTTAACAGCAATATCTGCACATGGCATGCTACAAAACCTTAAAAGTGTGCAAAACATGCTGATGGACACTATTACCGATATATATCAAGGGCAGTTTAATTTACACCTATTGACACCAAAACAGTTGAAAGAACAACTTAACATTATTTCTGGATTGCTGACTTCGGATATAATATTACCAATCGATAACATTCAACAGAATCTTCGCAAAATTTACAAGTTAATGAAGACAAAGGCTAGAATGacagagaaatattttatttttgagatAAATATACCACTTGTCAGTCGAGACATTTACGACTTATACCACATAATCACTATTCCAAAACTGGATGGAATAAACAGCCTTACAGTGACACCGATTGCAGAATATGTGGGAATTAATCTGAATAAAGATAGTTATCTTCCAGTTACGCCCGAAAATCTACAGGAATGCATTCAAGAGAgtacaatatatttatgcaaACCGCTACATCCGATGTACAAATTGAAGACTGATAGGGATCTTTGTTctgtagataaaaataataattgtaaaacaAGCATCACCGGATGCAAAAACAAGTGGACTagtctaaagaaaataaacaccTACTTTTACTTTTGCTGTGAGCGGTGTCAACTGCGAACAATATGCGGCGATCAAGTTACGGCGCATCAGCTGGTGCGGGCTAACATTATTAGCCTAGACGATGGTTGCgtcataaaaacaaatgaatttaCGATCTATGGACACAAATATCGCCAAAGTTTGACTGACGTAAGGTACAACATAGAGACGGTCTCAGTGGCACCGATAAATCATATCATCAACATTACGATCGATAAAGAACAAGAAGATGATGACGTTAACAAAACGGAGATGGAACTTACACAGCTTTACAAGGAAATAGGAGCCAAGCTGAACGTCATGAAACAAAGGGAAACCTACGAACCTGATGATTGGGCTTCTTATCATAACATACACCATTACACAGCGATCTACGGCATTATTGGAACATTGGTGGTAGTCGGCGTGGTGGCAGCGTGGCGTCGTGTTCGTGGCAGCTGGCATACGCCcgcggcggcgcccgcgcctgAGCCCACAGTGGTGGTCCACCACAGACCTCGAGCTGCGCCGCGAAGAACAACAGCAAAGGATCGTGCTAGTGTACATGTGACTGTGAGTGATAGTGAGTGTGAAATGAAAGAGTTTAAAAAATACGAAGTGCAACCGAAGTTCACCAAATTAGTTTTTAATGAAGACTCAGTGTAA